In Carya illinoinensis cultivar Pawnee chromosome 9, C.illinoinensisPawnee_v1, whole genome shotgun sequence, the following are encoded in one genomic region:
- the LOC122277501 gene encoding uncharacterized protein LOC122277501 yields MGLNQNLKYLICTVLFLFLLLGTSGFPSPVSSREIQPKVLPHEVPADQYQEFYVKNTDTFAMNGEQDLRKKRRSSKKNIWRKKIKKEKTSRPFAVMLPKGFVPPSGSSPCSNKYPHSARATFHCDP; encoded by the coding sequence ATGGGTTTGAACCAGAACTTGAAGTACTTGATCTGCACCGTTCTCTTCCTCTTTCTGCTCCTCGGCACCTCCGGCTTTCCTTCCCCTGTTTCATCCCGGGAAATCCAACCCAAAGTACTCCCTCATGAAGTCCCAGCTGATCAGTACCAAGAATTCTACGTCAAGAACACAGACACATTCGCCATGAACGGAGAACAAGACCTCAGGAAGAAGAGAAGGAGCAGCAAGAAGAATATTTGGAgaaagaagatcaagaaagagAAAACCAGCAGGCCTTTCGCAGTCATGCTGCCAAAGGGTTTTGTACCTCCCTCAGGTTCATCTCCGTGCAGCAATAAATATCCTCACTCGGCCAGGGCCACCTTCCACTGCGATCCCTAG